The window GGCATGTTCGTGCCGAATATTAGCGTAGGCCTGCCGGTGGTGGCCTCGCTGCGGCGCGCCGTGCCGGTTACGCTCGACTGCCACCTGATGATTGTGCAGCCCGAACGCTATGTCGCCGATTTTGTGAAGGCCGGCGCGAACCATATCACGATCCACGTCGAGGCCACCACCCATATGCACCGCGCAATCCAGCAGATCAAGCAGCTGGGCGTCACTGCCGGCGTAGCCCTTAACCCGGCCACCCCGCTCAATACGCTCGATGAAATTGTGTCGTACGTCGACCTCGTGCTGATCATGAGTGTCAACCCTGGCTTTGGCGGCCAGGAGTACATCCCAACCAGCACCGCCAAGATCGCGCGCCTACGCCAGATGCTCGACGAGCGTGGCCTCAACCACATTCCGATCCAGGTCGACGGCGGCATCAGCCAGCAGAATGTGGCCGAGGTCGTCGGCGCGGGCGCAACCAATATCGTCGCCGGGTCGGCGATCTTCAACAACCGCCAGTCGGTGGCCGAGGCCGTCGCGGGCATGCACGCGGCGCTGGCCCGCTAGAGCGCCGTGCCTGGGCGTGCGGTTCGTGAGCGCTTGTGATCTCGTTCTACGGGCGCGGCGCACAGGCATTGCGCTATGGGTGCTGCCGCCTGCGTACCGCGCACTGCCATAGTCCACGCCGGCCGTGATCGCTCATCTGTGGCATCGGTGGAATCTGTGGATGATTCGGCTTTGGGCCACCAGGCCGCAGCACGCGAAATCGATCGGACGCGCGTGAACCAGCCAGCCCCCAACAACCTGCCGCCTGTACGCGTAGCGCTGGCCGCCACTCAGCACGATCCCGAGGGTCGCCTGAACCAACAGATCGCCCGTGCGCTGCCGGTGCTCACCGCAATCTTCGATGCCGTGGCCATCCAGAGCACCCACGCCAGCCACGCCGGGGCGATCGGGCTGCTGCGCGCGGCCGGCGCGCTGGTGCGCCAGGAGTCGTCGGCCGAGTTCAACGGGCTCGCGTGCCTCGGCGGTACGCGCCGCGCCGCTGTCGAGCTCGGCTTGCGCACCACCGCGCAGCGGCTGCTGTTCTGCGATTTCGACCGGGCGCTGCACTGGGCCGAATACTACCCCGACGAGCTGGCACAGGTGGCCGCACGCATCGGCAGCTACGATTTTACCGTGCTCGGGCGCACACCACGCGCATTCGAGTCGCACCCAGGCATTCAGCGCGACACCGAGGCGATCATCAACCGCGTCTTCGCGCAGGGCAGCGGCCACGCCTGGGATGTCACCGCCGCCGCGCGTGGGCTTTCACGCCGCGCGGCTACCGCGATCCTGGCCGGCTGCCCCGATCAGAGCATCGGCACCGATATGTCGTGGCCGCTGTTCATTCAGCGGCAGGCCGGCTACTCGATCGGCTACCTGGCCACCGAGGGCCTCGAGTTCGAGACGGCCGATCGCTATGCCGACCAGATTGCGGCGGCCGGCAGCCGCGAATGCTGGATCGCCAACCTCGATGCCGACCCGCGTCAATGGGCCATCCGGCTCGAGCTGGCGCGGATCGAAGTCGAGTCGGCCATCCCTTACCTGGGCCAGTCCTAGCGCCCTGGTTAGTCACACTACCAACAGGAAAGGTCAAGCCGAACCATGCCCAAAGAAGGAATCACACCGCGCGCGCAAGACTACGCGCAGTGGTATCTCGACATCGTGCGCAACGCCGACCTGGCCGATTATGCCGAGGTCGTGAAGGGCTGCATCGTCTTCAAGCCCACCGGCTACGCGATCTGGGAAGCAATCCAGCGTGGGCTCGACGACCGGATCAAGGCGACTGGGCATGTGAATGCCTATTTCCCGCTGCTGATCCCCAAGAGCTTCATCATGAAAGAAGCCGAACACGTCGAAGGCTTCGCACCCGAGCTGTTCGAGGTCACACGCATCGGCACCGACGAGCTGGCCGAGCCGCTGGTGGTGCGCCCAACCTCCGAAACGATCATCGGCTACTTCTACGCCAAGTGGATCCGCAGCTACCGCGACCTGCCGCTGCTGATCAACCAGTGGGCCAATGTGATGCGCGCCGAGATGCGCACGCGCCCATTCTTGCGCACTGCCGAGTTCCTGTGGCAAGAAGGCCACACCGTACACGTCGATGAGGCCGACGCCCAACGCGAGACGCTGATGATTCTGCACGATGTCTATGCCGATTTCGTCGAGCGCGAGATGGCCGTGCCGGTGATCAAAGGCCTGAAGACCGAGAAAGAGAAGTTCCCCGGCGCACTGCGCTCGTACTGCATCGAGGCCATGATGCAGGATGGCCGCGCGCTACAGGCCGGTACCTCGCACAACCTGGGCCAGAACTTCGCCAGGGCCTTCAACATCACCTTTACCGATCAGCACAACTCCATCCAGCATGCCTGGACCACCAGCTGGGGCGTCAGCACGCGCCTGATCGGCGCGCTGATCATGAGCCACTCCGACGACGAAGGCCTGATCATCCCACCGCGCCTCGCGCCAACTCAGGTGGTCGTCGTGCCGATCTATAAGAACGATACCGAGCGCAGCACCGTGCTGGCCGCAGTCGAGCAGATCACTGCGCCCTGGCGGGGCCGGCTGCGCTTCAAGATCGACGACCGCGACAACCTGACACCAGGCTTCAAATATAACGAGTGGGAGCTCAAGGGCATACCCGTGCGCGTCGAGGTCGGCCCGCGCGATGTCGAGAAGGGCAGCGTGGCGGTGGCACGCCGCGACGTGCCGGGCAAGGCCGGCAAGGCTTTCGTGCCGCAAGCTGGCCTCACCGAGCATCTCGAGGCGCTGCTGGCCGAGATCCAGCAGAACCTGTACGATCGCGCGCTCACGTTCCGCAATGATCATACTGCCGATGTGCAAACCTACGACGAGCTTAAGCAGCAGATCGAGCGCGGCTTCGCGCGCTGCTACTGGGCCGGCACCACCGACGACGAAAAGCGCATCCAGGACGAAACCCGCGCGACCATCCGCTGCATCCCGCTCGACCAGCCCAATATAGGCGGAACCTGTGTCTACACCGGTAAGCCTGCTACACAGCTGGTCATTTTCGGGCGCGCATATTAGCGTTGGTCTACCAAATCTGGCTGCATGCCTGCGCTTGGTGGGGGTACGGGGCAGCTGCGCCGCCCCCATCTACAACCGAAGGTAGGACGATCGGCTGGAAACAAAGTTCGGTGCTTGATTGTAACGATCCCGACTCTGTTCGGAGCACGATGATCGATTAGAATTGACCTATATAACGTGCTTGACGATGGACATGCGATGACAACCTTACAACAACACCTGCTCGAATACTGGCGTGCCAACCACACCCAGTTTCTCGATACCCTAACCGAAGATATCCATACCCATGGTGGGTCTTCGTACCAGCATATGCCGATCGCCGAACTGCGGGATGGACTCGATCGCACCGTTCAAGCCTGGCAGGCCTTCCTAGAGCACGACGACACGGCCGTAATTATGCAGATCGCCAGTGTGATGGGCCAGCGGCGCGCGGCAAATCAAATCGATGTGCGCGACACATTGTATGTGATCGATGCGTTACGTACGCATATTCTACGGCTGGTCGATCACATAAGCGCCAACATGCCTGCAGATGTGCAGCTCGAACGCAAGATCGAAGCCGCACTACACGATCAGCGCAAGATGATCATTGGCGCCTATGGCGATGTGATGCTCGAGGCCCAGCAACTACTGGCCGATCGTGAGCAAGCGCTGGCGTACCAGGGCAGGCTCATCCAGGAGCTTTCAACGCCAATCGTGCCGATCTTCGAGGGCGTGCTGGTGCTGCCACTTGTCGGCGCCGTCGACTCGCGCCGCGCTACACAGGTGATGGAGTCGGCGCTCGAGAAGATCGTCGAGAACCAGGCCGATGTGCTGATCCTCGATATTACCGGCGTGCCGATGGTCGACACCGGCGTGGCCAACTATCTGATCCAGATGGCCCGCGCAGTGAACCTGCTCGGCGCCCAGGTGGTGCTGGTGGGCATCGGCGCCGAGATTGCCCAGACGATCGTTCAGCTGGGGGTCGAGCTGAGCAATATCGTCACACGCTCGAACCTCCAATCGGGCATCGACTACGCCCTGACACGCCGCGGCTACGCCATCCAACCGGTGGCGTGATCAGTGCGGCGGTAGCCTGCTGTCGTAGAATGAGCGGGGCGGTTTCGGCTACGCCGAAACCGCCCCGCTGCGTCGTGAGCCGAGAGCAAGAGCAATGCCGCTACGCCTTGAGCTGCTGCACGGTCTCGTCGTCGAGGCGCTTCACCACCGCAACCATAAGCTTGGCTGCATTGTCGAAGTCGTCGCGGTGCATGATTGCTGCGTGGGTATGGATGTAGCGCACCGGCACGCCGATCACCAGCGATGGCACCCCCGCACCGAAGAGATGCATTCGCCCCGCGTCGGTGCCGCCTGCCGCGATCACATCGAACTGGAGCGGGATGCCCTCGGCACTGGCCGTGTCGATCACTAGGTCGCGCAGGCCAACGTGCGGAATCATCGAGGCATCGTAGAGCAGCAGCACCGGCCCGCCGCCAAGTTTGCCCTGGGCCTCGTCGGCGCGTATGCCCGGCGTATCGCCGGCAATGCCGGTGTCGAGCGCAAACCCAATATCGGGGTTAATCGCGAAGGTCGTCGTGGCCGCGCCACGCAGCCCCACCTCTTCTTGCACATTGCCGACACCATACAGCTCGTTCGGGTGCGGCTGGCCTTTCAGGCGGCGCATCACCTCGATCGCCAGCGCGCAGCCAAAGCGGTTATCCCAGGCCTTGGCCATCAGCAGCTTCTCGTTCTTCATCACTGTGAACGGGCACACCGGCACTACCGGGTCGCCTGGCCGAATGCCGAACGCCTCGGCCTCGGCGCGCGAGCCGGCCCCGATGTCGATGAACATATCTTTCTTCTCGCAAACCTTCTTGCGATCTTCAGCCGAGAGCAAGTGCGGTGGCTTCGAGCCAACTACGCCCACCACCACGCCCTGGCGCGTGTGTATCTCGACGCGCTGCGCCAGCATCACTTGCTCCCACCAACCGCCCAGCGTCTGGAATTTGAGAAAGCCCTCGTCGGTGATGCGCGTGACCATGAAGCCGATTTCGTCGAGGTGCCCGGCCAGTGCGATGCGCGGGCCGCCGGCCTTGCCAATCTTGCGGCCAATGATCGAGCCGATATTGTCGGTCATGATCTCACCGAGCGGCTCCATATGCCGGCGCATAACCCGCCGCACCGGCTCTTCAAAGCCCGACACACCCGGCGCATCGGTCAGCTCTTTCAGCATGCGCAACATGTCTTCCATGGCAATCGCTCCTATTCTTCTTTAAACCACATAGGGCCGGTGTTCGAGCAGATACTCAACGACCGGGTCAGGTGTCAGGTAGCGTAGTGAAAGGCCGGCAGCGGCGCGGCTACGCAGTTGGGTACTCGACAAGGCGATCTGCGGGCCTGGCAGGACGATCAGGCGATTGGATAATGCCGGCAGCGCCACCTGCAGCGCCTCAAGATCGGGCACGACCCCCGGCCGGCCGATCAGCACGATCCGCGCCAGATCGGCCAGGCGTGCCGCGTCGTGCCAGCGCGGCAGATCGGCGGCGCTATCGGCCCCGATGATCAGAAACAATTCGCCGCTGATCGCTGGGCGTAGCACCTCAAGCGTCACGATAGTATACGATGGGCCAGAGCGCTCGATCTCGATCGGCGACACCGCAAAGGCCGGATTCGACGCACATGCCAGCTGAACCATGGCCAGGCGCATCTGCGCATTGGCTGCATGCTGCCCGGTTTTAAACGGCTGCTGAGCCGCTGGAATGAAGATGACCCGATCCAGGTGTAGCGCGACGCGCGCCTCCTCGGCGATTGCTAGGTGACCATAGTGGATTGGATCGAAAGAGCCGCCAAACAGGCCTACGCGCATATGTATGCCCCGATTATGCCATGCGCACGAAAAACAGGGCGGACGCCATTGTCCGCCCTGTTGGCCGAGCCGTACGGCTCAGCGCATGTGATATTCGATCTCCATACCTTCCTGGAGTAGATCCCATACCAGCCATGGCAACATCGACCGATCCTCGCTCACCAGATCCTGGGTATAGGGTACGATCAAGTCAGCGACATCCTGGCGCGTCAGCCGGTATGCGCGGCGCCCGAGCTTCTGATACAGGCGCATGGCCAGAACATCGCTCAGCTCTTGCAGATCGCGCTCGGGCAGTGCCCCGCCGGTTGCATACTGTCGTCCGCGCATGGCTTAGCTCTCGTAATCACCGGCCCGGCTACGGCGGCGGCGCTCGTCCATCTGTGCGCGGCGCTCCTCAGATTGATAATAACGCGCCTCGCGTGGGTCGGTACGCGGATCGAGACGACGGCGGTCGTCGTGCTCGGGCACAGCCGGGGCCTGTAACGCCATCTCCTGGCGCTCGGTCTCAGCGCGCGTCGTCAGCGTCGAGCGGGTCAGGCTCTCGCTGATATATTCAAGCACATCGCGAATATCTTCATTATCATCGAGCATCCCATCGAACGGCAGCGCCACACCGCTCACGGTCTTGACCGTCTGCCCAACCTCGCGCAGCGTGCGGTCGATGCCGCCTACCAGGCTGCGCATCACCGCCGCCAGCTCCTCACGCTCATCGACGGTCAGGTTGGCGAAACCGACCAGCGCCTTCTCCTGGGCGCGCAGCAGCGTCGCGCGCAAGATCGCGATATCGGCCTGAGTCTGCAGTTCGTAGCGCTTCACCAGGTGGGCCTGGCGCACCTGCTCAACTAGCTCATCCGACGACACCGGCGTCCACAGCAGCGCCGGGATGATGATAAAGCCGATCATCCCGATGAACACCTGCTGATAGATCAGGCCGCTCTCGGCCACCACCTGCTGCGCGGCCCACCAGCTCCACTGGATCTGAAAGGAGTAGTACAGCAGGTAGATCGAGCAGGCAATCACCACCGCGTAGCCCCAGGTCTTCGCATTGACCTTCTGAAGCAGCATGCCACCGGGGCTCCAGGGGATCAGGAAGCTGACCAGGCTCGGCGGCGCCAGCACCAGGATGGCGGTAAACGCAAACGCGACGATCCGATTGTCGGGGATGAGGGTGGATTGGACGCCCCACCAATATACTGCCGAGCCACCCATCGCGATCAGCGCCAGGATGGCCAGGAGCGTCTTCGAGGTAAATTGAAAGCCAGGGCCACGCCGCCGCTGGTTACGCATCATATCGAGGTAGCGACTGCTCACGCAAGCCTCCTTGCTTGATTGCTATGCGGATGAAGGCTTTGATACACACAACACTTGCTGTTCATCGTTTACGATGTACCCTTTACAAACGCGACAAAGCCCCGCCGGGCGCACAACTATGTATGCGTCCGTTGGGACTCAATCGGATGGCCGTTTCAATTTCAATGCACATTATACTGACGAATAGCCCAGCACCACTTGCCAACCTTCATTACAGCAGCCGGCCAGCCGTCGTCTGGCACGTTGCTAGTCATTGGATTGGCGCGATTGCCGTGGATTGGACAACATATGCTTCGACGCTCTCGGTATACCCAGCCGCGCGCATCCGGTCGCGGATCGCGTCCGAAATCGCCGTCAGACCGAAGTCGCCGTTGATCCGGTATGGCACTTCGAGTGCCGGCCGGCGCTCAGCACCCAGGCTAAATTCCGCCTGGGCCGTAAATGTGCCGATCAGCCTGCCGATCTCAACCGACTGACCATTCGCCGGGTCGAACCATAGCAGCGGCACCGACTGGTTGGCCCGATACGATCGCGGCGTACTGAACGCCACCCGGTCGATCTGCTGCCCACGCCAGCGCTGCTCATTACTGAGCGGCACGGCCGTCTGTGGTACTACAACAACGGACGGCACTACTAATGGCAAAGTCACATCTGTAGCGGCTGGTTTGACGATCGGCGCTGCTGTAGTGCTGGTAGTTACTGTGTCGGTTGCACGAAGCGGTGCGAGTGCTGTGCCGGCTTCAGGTGATACCGCCGGCACGCTGGTATTGGCCGAACCCACTGGTGCCGGTGTGCGCCGCTGGGCTGCCAATTGCGTCGCGCGTGCCGGCGCGGTGTTAAGCTGTAGCGGCTGACCACAACCAGACAACACCAGCGCAATCAAGATCAACCAGCGGAAACGCACTACATCTCACGCTTTATATTAAGAACAAATGTTCTACTGCGGCGACCCTGATTGTACCACCCTACGCGCAGGGTGTCAAGACATTTTGGCAGATCTGCGCTGAGCAATTCTGGCCGAAACACTACTGCCATTATGTTGATTTGATCTGACTGTATACCAAAAATCAACCAGCGGCAATTGCTCAATCGATGCAATATATAAGCAAGATCAGATCAAGCTATTACTATTTACACCGATAGCTTTACAGTTTGCCCTGGCCGCGAGAAATACGACCACTTGTTCTGAACGATTAGGAACACAAAAACGCCGCTTTTCATTCTACCATGCGGCATTCTGCATTGTCAAGAGTCTCTTAACCGATTTTTGCCACGGCCGCGCTACTGGCGCACACTTGACACCTGTGCTATAATACTGTGCATAAGCGAAGCGTTGCTTTAGCATCCTCAATCGCTTGTACCGGTAGTGCTACCCCGCGCTATCACATTTAATCATATCCCCCTGGTTGTACGCTGAGCTTATTCTGCCGCACATGCGCGGCTTGCACGTTTGATGCAGCCCGGCGCAGACCTCAAGAACCATGATCCATTTGATCTGCGAACGCCCTCTATGCATACAGATTGCTGGCGCATGCGGTACTGCCGCGCCGTGCTATATTGTCACCCTCCCACTATGTGTCGAAAGGTCCTTGTAGGCCATAACGCGATGATCTGTGCGCAATAGTTGTAGTGATATGTATGCCGGCGAGCGAATTCGCCGGTAAGGAGCAGTGTGTGCCACGCATACGAACCAAGAATAACCATGACTCGCCGGCCGAATTCGTAGAAACAAAAGAGAAAACGCCGGTTGTCAACGTTGCCGAGCTTGAAAACAAAACCCTGAACGATCTCCGCGAAATGGCACGCACGAGCGGTATCAGCGGGGTCAGCGGCTTGAAGAAGCAGGATCTGATTT of the Candidatus Kouleothrix ribensis genome contains:
- a CDS encoding M42 family metallopeptidase, whose translation is MEDMLRMLKELTDAPGVSGFEEPVRRVMRRHMEPLGEIMTDNIGSIIGRKIGKAGGPRIALAGHLDEIGFMVTRITDEGFLKFQTLGGWWEQVMLAQRVEIHTRQGVVVGVVGSKPPHLLSAEDRKKVCEKKDMFIDIGAGSRAEAEAFGIRPGDPVVPVCPFTVMKNEKLLMAKAWDNRFGCALAIEVMRRLKGQPHPNELYGVGNVQEEVGLRGAATTTFAINPDIGFALDTGIAGDTPGIRADEAQGKLGGGPVLLLYDASMIPHVGLRDLVIDTASAEGIPLQFDVIAAGGTDAGRMHLFGAGVPSLVIGVPVRYIHTHAAIMHRDDFDNAAKLMVAVVKRLDDETVQQLKA
- the nadD gene encoding nicotinate (nicotinamide) nucleotide adenylyltransferase produces the protein MRVGLFGGSFDPIHYGHLAIAEEARVALHLDRVIFIPAAQQPFKTGQHAANAQMRLAMVQLACASNPAFAVSPIEIERSGPSYTIVTLEVLRPAISGELFLIIGADSAADLPRWHDAARLADLARIVLIGRPGVVPDLEALQVALPALSNRLIVLPGPQIALSSTQLRSRAAAGLSLRYLTPDPVVEYLLEHRPYVV
- a CDS encoding ribulose-phosphate 3-epimerase; its protein translation is MPIATIKNRPILLAPSVLSADFARLGQHAREAVDAGADWLQIDVMDGMFVPNISVGLPVVASLRRAVPVTLDCHLMIVQPERYVADFVKAGANHITIHVEATTHMHRAIQQIKQLGVTAGVALNPATPLNTLDEIVSYVDLVLIMSVNPGFGGQEYIPTSTAKIARLRQMLDERGLNHIPIQVDGGISQQNVAEVVGAGATNIVAGSAIFNNRQSVAEAVAGMHAALAR
- a CDS encoding STAS domain-containing protein, whose translation is MPIAELRDGLDRTVQAWQAFLEHDDTAVIMQIASVMGQRRAANQIDVRDTLYVIDALRTHILRLVDHISANMPADVQLERKIEAALHDQRKMIIGAYGDVMLEAQQLLADREQALAYQGRLIQELSTPIVPIFEGVLVLPLVGAVDSRRATQVMESALEKIVENQADVLILDITGVPMVDTGVANYLIQMARAVNLLGAQVVLVGIGAEIAQTIVQLGVELSNIVTRSNLQSGIDYALTRRGYAIQPVA
- a CDS encoding proline--tRNA ligase, translating into MPKEGITPRAQDYAQWYLDIVRNADLADYAEVVKGCIVFKPTGYAIWEAIQRGLDDRIKATGHVNAYFPLLIPKSFIMKEAEHVEGFAPELFEVTRIGTDELAEPLVVRPTSETIIGYFYAKWIRSYRDLPLLINQWANVMRAEMRTRPFLRTAEFLWQEGHTVHVDEADAQRETLMILHDVYADFVEREMAVPVIKGLKTEKEKFPGALRSYCIEAMMQDGRALQAGTSHNLGQNFARAFNITFTDQHNSIQHAWTTSWGVSTRLIGALIMSHSDDEGLIIPPRLAPTQVVVVPIYKNDTERSTVLAAVEQITAPWRGRLRFKIDDRDNLTPGFKYNEWELKGIPVRVEVGPRDVEKGSVAVARRDVPGKAGKAFVPQAGLTEHLEALLAEIQQNLYDRALTFRNDHTADVQTYDELKQQIERGFARCYWAGTTDDEKRIQDETRATIRCIPLDQPNIGGTCVYTGKPATQLVIFGRAY